A stretch of DNA from Sylvia atricapilla isolate bSylAtr1 chromosome 3, bSylAtr1.pri, whole genome shotgun sequence:
TCCATAGTAAAGCAAAAAGCATATGTTGAGTTATCTGTGTGCCTCTGTGGGTATAAACACACAGACATACGTGTGTACCTGTAAACAGAGGCACACAAGAAATCTGCCAAAATGTGgatttgttgcttttttatttatttagcagcTTAAAGAAGTTCATGAATAGTTTATTGGATTTATGGGCTTTGTCTTTTAGGTGGGGAACAGTGTTTCAGGCTTTTGCCCAGTGCCAAGGGACAGTGTtgtgcagaagcagaatttctgaTTAAACTTCTGTAGGTCATGCAGTGTGTTAtctgttgtatttttctctAAGTGTagcttctgtttcttcctgAAGACAAGTAAAGGCTCCTGTCAAtaaattgaaacagaaattattgtTTTGTGGTATTCCTGGTTTTCTCTGCAATGGGAGATTTCAGCCCTGACCTCCACGTTTTCAGTGTAACAACTTATACTGCTGACAGTAAGAGAAGATTGAACCCATTTCACACTATATTGGTAAACCTCtgacttgttttttccttccagatgcTTTGCTTTCCTATGTCCCAAGGCTTACAGTGATAGCTCCATAGTTAGGACCCATTACTGTTACAGTCTCCAGAGAAGAAAGTACACTGAGAGTGCCAGTTAACAGGGAGAGGAGGTAAAGAATGTGGACATGGCAAGTGTAACTTAATCCCCTCCATGTAGATTACAGCAATCTGTTTGTTTGAATTGGAAGCAATAGCAAAAGTCCTGCTGGGAGGCCTCTGAGAGAACTGCAGTGATCGAGTTAACCTCAGAACAGCAAGGCAGAACCTCAGCTGGGATGTAAAGAGAGCATCTGAAGCCATGTGAGTGTGAAAGGAGCTTGTCTATTAGaacttttgttgttttttttttcttccccgGTGGTTGGAATCTTGTCTGCAGCTCAGGTTGTCACCTCAGTGAGgtgaaggaaaggaggaaaagagtgACTGTTATGCCCTGACTCTAAAGCTAAATATCATCTTAATCTTTAGCTTTGGAAACAGGTTTTAAGAGTTCatagaattatggaatggttgggaagggaccttaaaaataGTCTTGTTCCACcccttgctgtgggcagggagaccttccagattgctccaagccccatccaaccaggccttgaacacctccagggatggggcagccacagtttctctggctGACCTGTTCCTCTGCTTTACCACCCTCAGAGTAAAGCACATTTTCCTAAGATCTGATATAAATCTCTTCTCTTTGAGTTGGAAATTATCTGTATCAGCCTATCTTATCTGTATCAACCTGTTTAAGAAGTCTCTCCTCACCTGTGAGCCCCCCACAGTAGGTGCTGTAAGGTCTCCCAAAATCGCctcttctcctggctgagcacccccagctctcagcctgacctcacagcagggctgttcTCTCTCCAGTCCCCTTTGTGGTGCTGCTCTAACAGCTCCTCacatttcctgtgctgaggactcCAGACCTGGGtacagcactgcagctggggtctccccagggctgctcccatcCCTCTCTTCATTTGGTGCCATTTCTAGTGCTGTCCCTTGGTGCTGAGTCAACGTTTCCTCCAACTGTGAGTTCGTATTAACTAATAGGGGCGTCCTCCTTTCCGCTCTGCCCACGAAATGAGCCCTGATGCTCATTTTGTTTGTCTGTCTCTGACAAACTCTTGCAAGCCTCCTTGAAGGAGGAGTAGGCTGCTGGAATCTGTTAGTCAAACTCCCAACGTTGCCTCATCCAGGCTGTTCCAAGAAATCACAAAGGAAGCTGCGTGTGTCATCTTAGAGCAGCCCCAGAGCGGGGCTGCCAGACGTGTCTCAAGCGAGTAGCGCTGCAGCCATGATCTGCAAGACGTGTCATCCCTGCCCCTggttttttcctgaaggatttCCCCACCAGCACTCGCTTGTCAGGCATGCTGTTCCAAACCCTCAGAGCAAGAATGGGTTTTTATTGCTGTGGAGAGCTTCTCCAGTTGTGTACATCGTGTATTTGGTGAGGTAGTTGTGGATATTAGTGCCTGCACGTGGCTGGAAATGTTGGAGTGATAGCTCTGGCATCCAGCAGTCCTGGTGCTGCAATGTGACCTTTTGACATTTGTTATTCTCTGAATTAAAGACCCTTCAGGATCCAGGCCTTTGTTGCCAAGTTGATGTTTCCAATGCTAGTGCCAGAAGAAACTGAAACGTTTAGTGAGGCTGAGTCATAAATTTTGTGTTGTAACTGGTGCAAGTTCCAGTGAAGTTGAGTCCTTCATGGAACTGTTACCTTCTTCAGGACTTTTACTCTGAATGTTCTGCAAAAGCTGGTTTGAGGCATGATAGCAAAAGCATTGAAAGGTAGTTGGCACTTCAGCAAAAGGCAAATGATTTCTCAGGCAGTCTGGCCTTGAACTGAGTGTCAGACTTCCTGATTTTGTGAGTGATGCAAGAACATAGTGAGACTTGAAAGttgagataatttttttggATGTTCAGACAGTGTCAGAACATCATGGATGTGACTCACATCCCACCCAGCTCAGGATTTTTAATCCATGTACAAGTCTAATGCAGGGTGTTGCTGACCTTGGAGTGGATGGGAAGCAGTAAATCTGAGTGTCGAAATCTGTAGGTCCTGCTGGTAGCAAAATATTCATTGAGCTTCCTGATGTACCTCCAAGACCCTGAACCCAGGATTTATCATCTCATTGTTAATGAGAAAAGCAGTTGTTTTTCAGGGTGTTTCAGCCTGAACAGAATCTCTGTTGTTGACAAAGCAGGTGTCCACTTTTTGTGCACTTCTGTTCCTGAAAAGTTCTTGGCAGTTCAGAaggaagctgctgcctgtgtgctcATGAAATGGCAATGATTGTGGTGCTGCCATGAGACCTCCACGTGGAGTTACCTTGCAATACATCCTCTAGGAGTTACCTTGCAATAAATATGGCCTCTAGGCTTTCCAGACCCCATGAAATCCCAGAATTTCCCTGATGTGAGGGATCTCCCTTGATCTGCTGCCTGTGGTGTCCCGGAATGCTGGGATTGCACAAGCTGCCCTCTCCTACCCCTGCATATCCCAGTGAGAAATATGAGTCTTGTTCCAGGGCACTGTGAATTTCCATTTGAACCCCAGCCCTTGcccaaagcaaacacagctctgaaatCTCTCTATGTATGTTTTTGGAAACCAGCTGTGGATCTTATACACCCCTTtatcagaattaaaataatttttttagcagCTAGAATCCTACAGCACTGGGACACCAGggcttttcttcaaaagaaaatctctAGAAGGGCAGGCTAAAGGATAATTGTATTGATTCTGCTCTAACAGTTTTGGCATGATTCTTCTTGTGGCATTGCTATTTCTTTGACTTAGGTGCTTTCAATTAGGGGACAACAGTACCTAATGTAAGGCATTATGAGCCTGATTTTGCTCTCCATCATGAGCCCCAAATGTAGCCCAGACTCTGTTCTTAAAcctgtgggaagcagctgtCTGAGGTAGAAGACTCCCTGTAGGGTTTATTATGAGCTGGATGAACACATTCTGAGAACAGCAGAATAAGAACGAGGAACTCTCTTCCACTCTGCATCGTGCTGTCGGGAGAAATGGATTGCATCAGAGTAGTGTCTGGAATCAGAATCAGTATAGACTGAGCTAAAGAACCAACATTTTCGCAAGAATGTTGCCTTTGACAACCTCagtgcaaacaaaaaacaaaaaaccaaaaaaaacaaacaaaaaaaaaccaaaccaacaaacagaaaaacaacaacaaagaaaacaaccaaaaccaaccaacaaacctgAGTTTAAGCTGCTCAGGGAAAGAAAGTTCTATGCCTTGCATGTAGAGCCTTGTCCTTAAATTGTGTGACTAAGAGGAAGAGGGCCCATCCTGTGGGGCAGGGAGTTAGATGGTTCCCAAGGAAACCCCCtcccctctgcagggcaggaacGGGGTTTTGACAAGTGGCATAACTGGCCTGACTTCTTCTCATCTGAATGAAGCTGATGGTGCCTGGTGTCACAAAGTCTATAGAACTTCTTGAGAAAGGAGGTTATTGTAGTGACAAACCAGGTTATTTGTATCATAACAAATCAGTGATTGTTGACTCTTTGCAGATGTTCTTTAGTGTCATAAGGCATGTGAATAAATGTGGCACATTGTAAGTTTTGAAAGTTTTTCGGAGAAAGtgatttctttccaaatatctgactgttgtttttttttgtgttttttttgtgtgtgtgtgtgtgtttttgttcatttgttttctcagaTCCAGCCCTATGAGAAGATCAAGGCCAGAGGCCTGCCTGACAACATTGCTTCTGTCTTGAACAAGCTGGTGGTGGTGAAGCTCAATGGTGGCCTGGGCACGAGCATGGGCTGCAAAGGCCCCAAGAGCCTCATCGGGGTGAGGAACGAGAACACCTTCCTGGACCTGACAGTGCAGCAGATCGAGGTAAtgcctgaggagctgctcctgcagggcttgTCCAGAGGGATTACCTGGAGGCTTGGCAAAAGAAAGAGGACAGGGAGATGATCACGGTGCTGGGGTAAAGCAGAGAACTCCTTTGGGAAGAATTGATGGCGTGGTTGAACTCTGTGCCCGCCACGTGTGTTAGCACAAGTGTcatccagcctgggcagggggaTCCAGGAACACAAGTCTGGCCTGAGGAACTCCTGGCCTTGTTTCTGACTCTTCCAGCTGCAAGTTCATCTCTTCAAAAAAGGGTTTCTTTTAATGTTAGAACAAAGcttttcacagcagctctgagttCCTTGAGGTGTTGAAACTCATGCTGGAAGAGattgctgcattttcctcttcatctgACCCACTGCCCCATAGGATGGCCTCTCTCCCCCTTTAATCAGGCCAcaatttaagaagaaagaagagcaaaagaaaaggaacagctGCTGGTGTTGGGAGAGAACATTTCAGCTTatgtttttaatgctgaatATTCCTCTTAGAGCAGATGATGAAGACTGGTATTAGAGTAGGAggggagctgtgcctgctccatGGTTTCTGAAGTGCCAGCAGTTTTTGCCTCAGTGTGATGTTGTTTGGAGTGGCTCTCCCATGTGTGTAAGATGGTTCTATGGCAAACTCAAATTTACATCCAAGTGATGCAGCCCTTTCTCCACAGCATCACTGTGGAAGTCTCTGACTCCACCAAAGTGTGATGATCCCAAACGCTCCAGCAGAGGAGGGTACAGAGCTGATACACAAAGCTTAAAACTCACTCAAgggtctttttcttttccccctgcaCCTTCTATTTGCAGTAGAACCACTGTGATCTCTAATTTTTTACCTTTGTTGTGCATGTGGAAATGCTCTTATGTGTTTCCTCTCCATGCTATAGATTTCCAAATAATTAACATGGTGGCATTTCATTTATTATGTGCTCTTGATACAACTGTCCATCTCTCAGTCTACCAGGAAAACTTGGAAGTGCCTCCTGTGCAGAGACAGTGTGGAAATGTCACCTTGACAGACTGCAACAATTTGATGGAAAAGATGCCTTGTGTAATCAACAGTAGCTAAAACTTGAAATGATCGTTTTGTGGCATTGTGGTTTCAAATTTTAGGCCTCAATGcaggtttaaaaacaaagattCACTAATTAAAGATACATTATTAGTGTGGGTCTTACCTTTACAACTaagaaggatttatttttctttacctgATTTATTATCCTTTCTGTacaataaatgcattttttttcctcatgcatTCATTATTTCCAGTCTGTTTCACCTAATTTCTTTCTCCCAAAACCTCAGGTGTCAGGAGTTAAAGCTAATAACACATGCTGAATTTAccatttgttttccatctcAGCATTTAAACAAATCCTACAACACTGATGTTCCTCTGGTTCTCATGAATTCCTTCAACACGGACGACGACACAAagaaaatcctgcagaaatACAGTCACAGCCGTGTGAAGATCTACACTTTTAATCAAAGCAGGTATCAAAAGACTTCTCCACTTGGGGTAGAAGGGAAAACCAGCTTGTTTCTCCATATTCCAAATGGGGTGGGTTTGAGTTTGAGGTGCTGGGGTAGCAGTGGTGTCTTCTGCACTTCAGTCTCTTTTGGGCCTCGTGGAGGGACTGAAACATCAGGGGGTTGGGCAGAGTCTAGGAATGTGGGTTAAAATtgtggggagagggaggtgTGGGGGCCCCAGTTTCTAAGAACTGCACAAACAGTGCTGTACTGGATACTGGCCATTTGATTCCTGGATTTGCTGTTAGTCTCCTTGGGCTCTGGAGGGAGGCAGACCATGGCTCTCCATGAAGAACAAACTCGAATCCAGGTGGCTGCTGGGGTCAGAGGTGTGTTTGACGTGCTCTGAACCTGCCTGGCAGAGCAAAGGTGGTTTGCAGCATGGCCTGAGAACTGAAATCTTGAAGTAGATAAACTGCATTCTGTAGCTTCTCAGTGACAGCTTGGAATTTGGGTGGGTCAGGATGCTCAGGAAAAGCACACCTCCAGGAGCCCATGGAGCTGCACTTTaacagcagtatttttattttatgctaGTCTGACACTGGTGAGAATGTAACAAGACCCATATTCCTCACAGGTATCCCAGAATTAACAAGGAAACTCTGCTGCCAATAGCCAAGGATGTCTCTTACTCAGGAGAGAACACGGAGTGCTGGTACCCCCCAGGCCACGGAGACATCTACGCCAGCTTCTACAACTCTGGGCTGCTGGACAACCTCATTGCCGAGGGGaaggaatatatttttgtgtCCAATATAGATAATTTGGGTGCCACTGTGGACCTTTACATTCTTAACCACCTCATGAACCCACCCAATGGAAAACGCTGCGAGTTTGTCATGGAAGTCACGAACAAAACCCGGGCGGACGTGAAGGTAAAGGGAGAAGGGTGAGAGTCTGAGGGTGTTGGTGGCCATCCCCAGCCTCCTCTGAATCCATGGATTCAGGCATACACCCAGTCTCCTCATAGCTATTTTAGGCACCATTTAACACATCAGCTTGGATCTAATTTGAGATGCACAAAATCAGCAAGTTTAAGGAAGTTCTAATTCGTGGAACAGATTTGATCTGTgttgtgggcagcagcagaccaggacaggctgggctGGCCAGGAAGCTCCAGTGATTTGTGCAGGGTGCAAGTCACAGCCTCTGCACCTTCTCCAAACTGTCACGTCCACAGGGGCAGAAACTTGAAGGTGGAAGCTTGAAAACAGCACTGagggctgggatgcagcagTTTTGTCTCACAGGAAACTGCATTCCCAACCCTGCATTGCACAGCTGCCCATCTGTTCCTGCTGTAACCCCTGGCTTTGTAGAAAGTCCAGGAGTGACATTTCTCAGAGGTTTGTGATGATACAAATACTTGTAGCCTGCAGTAATTTGtcctgcagctgtgctctgcctctCTTCTTTTGTATGTGAGAATGAGGATTTGGATTTTCTCCATATTCATTAGGGAAGCTCTGACTTAGCCCTATAAAAGCACTGCAGTGCACTGTAAGGATACatagatttaatttaattgacAAAGTACTGCTGAGGGTGATTTTTGACAACAacaatatttgcaaaatattccCAACAACCTTCACTAAAGGAATTAACTGTCTTGGAGTGCTGAAATATGATTGTTGGATGTACTTTAATGAAATATGATTGTTGGATGTACTTTAAACATGCTCTATAATTAGTAACCTGGTAGCTGGTTACTAAAAacaagaaatgtgttttctctggaGTTCAACTTCAAATGCCAACAGACCAGTGCATCTGCCTGTGTTGAGGGGAGGATTTCTCTGGCTTCTTATGAACAGGATTTAAACCCTCTCACTTGCCCCTTGCAGGGTGGCACACTGACACAGTATGAGAACAAGCTGAGGCTGGTGGAGATAGCTCAGGTCCCTAAAGCACACGTGGATGAATTCAAGTCTGTGTCcaaattcaaaatattcaaCACCAACAACTTGTGGATTGCCCTGtctgcaattaaaaggctgcaAGAGAAGAACGCCATTGACATGGAGATCATCGTTAACCCAAAGGTAATCAATCAGCTGGCAAGGGTTTAGAGGACACTGACCCAAAGAGACTTTTAGTTTCTGGGTGGGTAACAGGCACCAAAGCCTCACAGAGCCAAACTGGGGTGAGGGTGGAGCTCTGGCTGATGTCTCCAGTTCTGGGTGCCAGGACCTGCTCCACGTGCTCATCCTGAGCTTTTCTCTTCCAGACTCTGGATGGAGGCTTGAACGTTATCCAGCTGGAGACTGCAGTTGGTGCTGCTATCAAGAGTTTTGAGAACTCTCTGGGGATAAATGTCCCTCGTAGTCGTTTCCTGCCTGTGAAGACCACCTCGGATCTCCTGCTCGTGATGTCCAACCTGTACAGCCTTAACGCCGGCTCTCTGACCATGAGCGAGAAGCGCGAATTCCCCACAGTGCCTCTTGTCAAACTGGGAAGCTCCTTCACAAAGGTAAACAGACACCTGGTGTTCACCTCTCTGTGTTAAAGGTACAGCTCACAGCAGTAACTGAGGGAAAGTGAGGTTTGCTTTATTTACTTCTGCACTTGGGCCTTCCCTTTTTGCTCTTTGTTAAGGCTGTGGGAATGCAGACATTTAGGTTGTGTTTTGGGTGCTCCTGCCGGCCTCAGCTGAGCCATGGCTGTGTGtcctccccagagcagccccccTACTGTTCTCACACTTGTTTCTGACAGAAATCACAAAGTAGCAACTTGTATATTGCTTCAGATGTGGGTTATGGGAAGATTTCTGAAGGGTGTTCAAGAGGCTCCTCCCAGGCTTGTCTTAATCCACAGATGGCTTTAAAACTGTCtcattatttcctctttctaaAAGGTTCAAGATTACCTGCGGAGGTTTGAAAGTATTCCAGATATGCTGGAGCTGGATCATCTCACGGTTTCAGGTGATGTTACATTTGGGAAGAATGTTTCATTAAAGGTGAGTGTTCAGTGGGGAGGCTGCTGCAGTAAACCTGACTGATCTCTGCTCCTTGGCAATTGATTCTGAGGCAGTGCCTGTACACAGAGTCCACAGGAGCACTCCTGGGAATTGGGGAACTGGCCCAAAGatggcagtggctgtggctggACAGTGACCCTTATGATGGAGTGCAGGATgttgctgccagagctgctgctcaggctgaGAGGAGGTTTATTTATGAGCCTTGGAAGCACCACAGAGCTCACATCTCTGTCCTTTGGCTCAGTCACACCTCCCTTCCCAGGCTGGCCTTTGCCCACCCCTTTTTGGGCCCTTTTGCATCACTTTGGGGTTCTGGATTTATTAGGaaatgctggagctgagcaAGTCAGTTTCTCTCTCCAATTCTTCTTTAGGATCTTGCCAGTCCTGGCAGCACCTGCAGTTCTCTAGGGCAGTTTGGCAGGTGACAGGGGCCATCACCTGGCTcagctgtccctctgtccccacattTGCTGTCCAGCTGGAACAGGAGCCCTcctgggacacacctgggggTGGGGGTAATCTTTTTCCACTTCAAAGCGAGCAGACATGATGAGCCCTTAGAGGAACCATGTCTTCAACTCTGTAGGCAGATAGGATCTCGTGTGGTAATTACAGAGCTTTCAGTGATGCTTGTTTCAAACCTTTGTTCTGGGAGGAAAAGACCCCCAACTGTGTACAGAGAAAACAATACAACTGAATGCATTCAGGCTCTGGCTGTGGTACTGCTGACTGCTCCTCCAGACATCCTATTCCAACAGGTGCCAGGTTTCTGAacccctcttttcttttcctgtaactCCAGGGAACAGTCATCATCATTGCAAACCACGGAGACAGGATTGACATCCCAGCTGGAGCTCTACTAGAGAACAAAATCGTGTCTGGCAACCTGCGGATCCTGGACCACTGAGTCcagcagagggcacagggctggggctgccgtGCCaagccagccctgtcctggaaAGAACCTTTTAAAGCATTAGAAATCTAAGTACACAGAGGGCCTATGCTTTGTCATCTTCACAGTACCCTGCAgtattaatttgaaattaatttctcttgcTTATCTTTAAGCAGCCACATGAGCGCCATGGATGTGCGTAAGTAATGCTTCAGTCCTTCAAGAGATTCTGTAACTCAGTTAATATAACCTTGAAGTGCAATACTGTTTGTCTTGCGGGAAGATGGACAGATCTTCTTTGAGAAGAAGTTCAAGAGGCTCGCCTCGACCATTCAGTAGTTTTGAATTGCTTGtaactgcagaaataaaagctgtgaaGCAATACAAGTGGGACAACATGGTTGGCAACTCCTGTGACGTTTTAGGAAGGCACAGTTGAAAACCAAAAGTTTCACTACTGCTAAACAGGCTCTTAAAAACCCTGTATTTCATGTGCTCACAAGCTGTAAGCCCTCTTCAACCCCCCCAAAGTACAAAGTGGGATGGCCTATCCCAGTTGTACGTCGAGGTACTGGGGTAAGGCTGTCAATACCTCCATTTCCGTATCGTGAGAGTGGGAATCATCCGTGTTCCAAACTTGCCCAAAGAATCCAATACTTGAGAAAAATGCCTCAGTAGCCACGTgtggtgtttgctttttcacATCCCATTTAAGACTGGATCTCCTGTTAATATCTTAATCTTTGATctgccctctttttttttcaataaatggATCACGTTGACCACACCTATGTTCATATTGTCACAGCCATATATGTTAATTTATCTTCTCTTGAGTTTCTAAATTTGTACAGGAATCGAAATCCCTGTCCTGATCACTATTGATTTCTTAATGTTTCTCTTGTATTTACATGCAGACAACTTTATTTTATAAGCTTAGTATAACACTGGTATGTATCATTAAAGAAGTTGGTCTTTAAAAACAACTGTGATTTTAGAGCTTTATTTTGACTGACAGTGAATGACAGGTCAGCATGCCTGGCTGAGGGCACCACAGGCgcacacacactgcagcagagacCATTCCATCAGACATGATCAGCTCAGGGTTAGGCACTCGACCAGGGACAGGTACAGAGGGGTGAGGTGAGAAATGCAGGCACTTGGACTGAGTACTGGCAGCCTCCAGTATTAAAAACTCTGAAATACATCATTTTCAGCTGCACTCTCCTTAATGGTGCAACCTTTTTTATAAGCAGCTTAAAAACTTTCAAGTTTTTCCTGCCCTGTTCTTCgagtccctgtccctccctgctggAAGGGGCCATCCTTAGAGCAGCCTTGttcccccaggagccccacTGCTACCAGGTCACTCCTCTTTCCCACAGGGAATTGCTTTGAGGGAACTGGCC
This window harbors:
- the UGP2 gene encoding UTP--glucose-1-phosphate uridylyltransferase isoform X2 → MSQAGSSQFQEVIRQELEYSMKVELDKILATAHSNEIEHTKKDLEGFKKLFHRFLQEKGPSVDWGKIQRPPEDSIQPYEKIKARGLPDNIASVLNKLVVVKLNGGLGTSMGCKGPKSLIGVRNENTFLDLTVQQIEHLNKSYNTDVPLVLMNSFNTDDDTKKILQKYSHSRVKIYTFNQSRYPRINKETLLPIAKDVSYSGENTECWYPPGHGDIYASFYNSGLLDNLIAEGKEYIFVSNIDNLGATVDLYILNHLMNPPNGKRCEFVMEVTNKTRADVKGGTLTQYENKLRLVEIAQVPKAHVDEFKSVSKFKIFNTNNLWIALSAIKRLQEKNAIDMEIIVNPKTLDGGLNVIQLETAVGAAIKSFENSLGINVPRSRFLPVKTTSDLLLVMSNLYSLNAGSLTMSEKREFPTVPLVKLGSSFTKVQDYLRRFESIPDMLELDHLTVSGDVTFGKNVSLKGTVIIIANHGDRIDIPAGALLENKIVSGNLRILDH
- the UGP2 gene encoding UTP--glucose-1-phosphate uridylyltransferase isoform X1, whose translation is MSALLKDFSKAMSQAGSSQFQEVIRQELEYSMKVELDKILATAHSNEIEHTKKDLEGFKKLFHRFLQEKGPSVDWGKIQRPPEDSIQPYEKIKARGLPDNIASVLNKLVVVKLNGGLGTSMGCKGPKSLIGVRNENTFLDLTVQQIEHLNKSYNTDVPLVLMNSFNTDDDTKKILQKYSHSRVKIYTFNQSRYPRINKETLLPIAKDVSYSGENTECWYPPGHGDIYASFYNSGLLDNLIAEGKEYIFVSNIDNLGATVDLYILNHLMNPPNGKRCEFVMEVTNKTRADVKGGTLTQYENKLRLVEIAQVPKAHVDEFKSVSKFKIFNTNNLWIALSAIKRLQEKNAIDMEIIVNPKTLDGGLNVIQLETAVGAAIKSFENSLGINVPRSRFLPVKTTSDLLLVMSNLYSLNAGSLTMSEKREFPTVPLVKLGSSFTKVQDYLRRFESIPDMLELDHLTVSGDVTFGKNVSLKGTVIIIANHGDRIDIPAGALLENKIVSGNLRILDH